Proteins encoded by one window of Hemiscyllium ocellatum isolate sHemOce1 chromosome 50, sHemOce1.pat.X.cur, whole genome shotgun sequence:
- the ubqln4 gene encoding ubiquilin-4 — translation MAAEGSGKRRIKVTVKTPKDREEFAVEEEASVREFKNEISKRFKAKQEQLVLIFAGKILKDGDTLNQHGIKDGLTVHLVIKTAQRLQDSSTQPSTSASVPSTEETTTRPEPSTGIVTSTSSVPSTVTPTGTSTSSPSVLSGFGGIPGLGSLGMGSANFMELQQQMQRQLMSNPDMLAQIMENPFVQNMMSNPDLMRQMIMANPQMQQLMERNPEISHMLNNPELMRQTMELARNPAMMQEMMRNQDRALSNLESIPGGYNALRRMYTDIQEPMFSAAREQFGGNPFTALGGGSDSNAQPSRTENREPLPNPWVPTSPASPATGSGSEGGNSTNQTPQPVSNPFGINAGTLGNGMFNSPGMQSLMQQISENPQLIQNMLSAPYMRSMMQSLSQNPDLASQILMNNPLFAGNTQLQDQLRLQMPVFLQQMQNPDVLSVMANPRAMQALLQIQQGLQTLQNEAPGLLPGFSPVASASVGGLGGHGSGSTPATTTTAAAAAPTTQSSGGIGASPESPASVGPGAGASNPQQQLMQQMLQMLAGANSQVQNPEVRFQQQLEQLSAMGFINREANLQALIATGGDINAAIERLLGSQPS, via the exons TTTAAAAATGAAATCTCTAAACGATTCAAAGCTAAACAGGAACAGTTGGTTCTCATATTCGCAGGGAAGATTCTGAAGGATGGAGATACACTCAACCAGCATGGCATTAAAGACGGTCTCACTGTGCACCTCGTAATAAAGACAGCCCAGAG GCTTCAGGACTCCAGCACGCAACCCTCGACATCAGCCAGTGTCCCCAGCACTGAGGAGACGACCACAAGACCAGAACCCTCCACCGGCATTGTCACCAGCACGAGCAGTGTGCCAAGCACCGTGACCCCAACAGGAACGTCTACCTCCTCCCCGTCTGTATTAT CTGGTTTCGGTGGTATTCCAGGACTCGGGAGCCTGGGTATGGGCTCGGCGAACTTCATGGAGCTGCAGCAACAGATGCAGCGGCAGCTGATGTCGAACCCGGACATGCTGGCGCAGATCATGGAGAACCCTTTTGTACAGAACATGATGTCGAACCCGGACCTGATGAGGCAgatgatcatggccaatccacagaTGCAGCAGCTGATGGAGAGGAACCCCGAGATCAGCCACATGTTGAACAATCCCGAGCTCATGAGACAG aCGATGGAACTGGCCCGCAACCCAGCCATGATGCAGGAGATGATGAGGAATCAGGACCGGGCGCTCAGCAACCTCGAGAGCATCCCCGGTGGCTACAACGCCCTGCGACGCATGTACACTGACATTCAGGAGCCCATGTTCAGCGCAGCCAGAGAACAG TTTGGCGGTAACCCGTTCACAGCGTTGGGTGGAGGTTCCGACAGCAATGCCCAGCCGTCCCGGACAGAGAACAGAGAACCTTTACCGAATCCCTGGGTCCCAACCTCACCGGCCTCCCCAGCTACCGGCTCAGGTAGTGAGGGAGGGAACAGCACAAACCAGACGCCGCAGCCTGTATCGAATCCCTTCGGTATCAACGCTGGAACCCTAGGAAATG GAATGTTCAACAGCCCGGGGATGCAGAGCCTAATGCAGCAGATCTCGGAGAACCCCCAGCTAATACAGAACATGCTGTCAGCACCATACATGAGGAGCATGATGCAGTCGCTTTCGCAGAACCCTGACCTCGCCTCACAG ATCTTGATGAATAACCCCTTGTTTGCTGGCAACACACAGCTGCAGGATCAGCTTCGCCTCCAGATGCCTGTCTTCTTGCAGCAG atGCAGAACCCTGACGTGCTGTCGGTAATGGCCAACCCCCGCGCCATGCAGGCCTTGCTGCAGATCCAGCAGGGGCTGCAGACGCTGCAGAACGAAGCACCGGGACTCCTGCCAGG GTTCAGTCCTGTCGCCTCGGCTTCCGTGGGTGGCCTCGGGGGTCACGGCAGCGGCTCGACGCCCGCCACCACGACGACGGCGGCGGCAGCAGCGCCCACCACGCAGAGCAGCGGGGGCATCGGCGCCAGTCCGGAGAGTCCGGCCTCCGTGGGGCCCGGGGCTGGGGCCAGCAACCCCCAGCAGCAGCTGATGCAGCAGATGTTACAGATGTTGGCGGGGGCTAACTCTCAA GTACAAAATCCTGAAGTGCGGTTTCAGCAGCAGCTGGAGCAGCTCAGCGCGATGGGTTTCATTAACCGAGAGGCTAATCTTCAGGCGCTTATAGCCACCGGAGGTGACATAAACGCTGCTATCGAGAGACTCCTGGGCTCACAACCGTCTTAA